Proteins found in one Agaribacterium sp. ZY112 genomic segment:
- a CDS encoding substrate-binding domain-containing protein, with protein MSGVKTIGVYTPHLQGFFFGELVSQLQQYSLIKGYRFTVIKTDGFANYHSALHTEHIDYVVILRNAVHPDFAKYLLDEGKQVVSIAYDYFPLNIPVVSSDNALGVEQAFNYLLQKGHRKMAFVGDLSQYDVRNRYEAFCDQHGINDFELDENHIFSVPNTLVSGGASAAEAFIAKRCDATGVICASSLTSIGFRRQLKHLHPCPDDIDVAGFEAISLVPIAHPEIAMVDLNLHLFAYSALGVLERLNQGSTVEHHHLIEPKLISPCSEFMQADQAFLATSTELAELHNANYMKSVLSNLDEWPKEIVKSELDDLMMLAPMFEKQMQLACLGRFTLNQEGGGFVKVSKVMTSFAVRSVDEGDASMKSKVEAYPPYNVFGNNEECDTCVHIPIMLKSRLWQVLSVYGCSKLGEGSSSFSAFCNYMEAIASQLAMCSCIEHKNETHEKAEPVDDRPVGHITWQLDSNESQWDTNALAMLGLCSALEQSVYQNMDLTDRIHADDDAVLRAAIVAVKDEAFDLRVRLMHKNKSYVPLQIQGAYDESYDSVALQLRALG; from the coding sequence ATGTCGGGAGTTAAAACTATTGGGGTTTATACCCCTCATCTTCAGGGATTTTTCTTTGGTGAGTTAGTTAGTCAGTTACAGCAGTACAGCCTGATAAAAGGCTATCGTTTTACGGTGATTAAAACTGATGGCTTTGCTAACTACCACTCTGCCCTACATACAGAGCATATCGATTATGTCGTGATTTTACGCAACGCTGTGCACCCTGATTTTGCCAAATACTTGCTTGATGAGGGCAAACAGGTTGTTTCAATTGCTTATGACTACTTCCCGCTAAATATACCCGTCGTCAGTAGTGATAACGCTTTGGGGGTGGAGCAGGCCTTTAATTATCTCTTGCAAAAAGGCCATAGGAAAATGGCCTTTGTTGGAGACTTATCACAATACGATGTACGCAATCGCTACGAAGCTTTTTGTGATCAGCATGGAATAAATGACTTTGAGTTGGATGAAAATCATATTTTCTCTGTGCCTAATACCTTGGTCTCAGGCGGTGCGAGTGCTGCTGAGGCCTTTATAGCAAAGCGCTGTGATGCAACAGGGGTGATATGTGCTTCCAGCCTAACTAGTATTGGCTTTAGAAGACAGCTTAAACATCTGCACCCGTGCCCTGATGATATTGATGTTGCAGGCTTTGAAGCCATTTCTCTTGTGCCTATTGCTCACCCTGAAATAGCGATGGTTGATTTAAATTTACATCTATTTGCTTACAGTGCGCTTGGCGTATTAGAGCGTTTAAATCAAGGCAGTACGGTAGAACATCATCACTTAATAGAGCCCAAACTGATTAGCCCCTGCTCTGAATTTATGCAGGCTGACCAAGCGTTTTTAGCTACGAGCACGGAGCTTGCCGAGCTGCATAACGCAAACTATATGAAAAGCGTATTGAGTAATCTCGATGAGTGGCCAAAAGAGATCGTAAAAAGTGAGCTTGATGATCTGATGATGCTAGCGCCAATGTTTGAGAAACAAATGCAGTTGGCGTGTTTAGGTCGTTTTACTTTAAACCAAGAGGGAGGCGGCTTTGTTAAAGTAAGTAAAGTAATGACGTCTTTTGCGGTTCGCAGTGTGGATGAAGGCGATGCATCCATGAAGTCTAAAGTGGAGGCTTACCCTCCTTACAATGTCTTTGGGAATAATGAAGAGTGTGATACCTGTGTGCATATTCCCATCATGCTTAAGTCTCGATTATGGCAGGTGTTGAGCGTTTATGGTTGCAGTAAGTTAGGAGAGGGAAGCAGTAGTTTTTCGGCTTTTTGTAATTATATGGAGGCCATCGCATCGCAGTTGGCTATGTGTTCATGCATAGAGCACAAAAATGAAACGCACGAAAAAGCAGAGCCTGTCGATGATAGGCCAGTAGGTCATATAACGTGGCAGCTTGATAGTAATGAAAGCCAGTGGGATACCAATGCTTTAGCAATGTTAGGGTTGTGTTCGGCGCTCGAGCAGAGTGTTTATCAAAATATGGATTTAACGGACAGGATTCATGCCGATGATGATGCAGTATTGCGAGCTGCTATTGTTGCGGTTAAAGACGAAGCTTTTGATTTACGAGTACGCCTTATGCATAAAAATAAAAGCTACGTTCCTTTACAAATTCAGGGCGCCTATGATGAAAGCTATGACAGTGTCGCCCTTCAGCTTCGAGCTCTAGGTTAG
- the efp gene encoding elongation factor P, giving the protein MAYSTNEFKNGLKVMLDGDPCAILDCEYVKPGKGQAFARVRLKNLKTERVWDRTFRSGENLEAADVMDRDMEYLYSDGEFWHFMEPDSFEQYQADSTAVGENYKWLREQDKCIVTLYNGAPLSVLPPNHVELEVTETDPGLKGDTAQGGTKPATLSTGAVVKVPLFICEGEVVRVDTRTGEYLGRAAK; this is encoded by the coding sequence ATGGCTTACTCTACCAATGAATTTAAAAATGGCTTAAAAGTCATGCTCGATGGCGACCCTTGCGCCATTCTTGATTGCGAATATGTAAAGCCGGGTAAAGGCCAAGCTTTTGCTCGCGTGCGTTTAAAAAACCTTAAAACCGAACGTGTTTGGGATCGTACTTTCCGCTCGGGTGAAAACTTAGAAGCTGCCGACGTGATGGATAGAGATATGGAATACCTCTACAGCGATGGCGAGTTTTGGCACTTTATGGAGCCAGATAGCTTTGAACAGTATCAAGCTGATAGCACCGCTGTAGGCGAAAACTACAAGTGGTTGCGTGAGCAAGATAAATGTATCGTTACTTTGTACAACGGCGCCCCCCTTTCTGTACTTCCCCCTAATCATGTCGAGTTAGAAGTCACAGAAACAGACCCCGGTCTAAAAGGTGATACCGCGCAAGGAGGTACCAAACCTGCGACTCTAAGCACGGGTGCGGTAGTAAAAGTGCCTTTGTTTATCTGTGAAGGCGAAGTGGTGCGTGTTGATACTCGCACAGGTGAATATCTAGGCCGCGCTGCTAAATAA
- the pepF gene encoding oligoendopeptidase F, which translates to MVKFTKLVFITSCLLTVACSSSQDKVSTDIQATSVDQRYLWNLTELYSSSEAWQQAYSKAQADIEALKQYKGSLKNGSNAMLTANQAMSSAYKEAVRLLVYATLKADEDTRIAANDERRQLARMLMTELSAATSWYSPELLALGESKVKAYLSEESKLEPFRMSSLNTLRQAPHIRSTEVEQVLAQTGKMSAAPQGIYSTLANADMPWPEVELPSGDLKVLSQAGYGSLRSNQSRELRAEVFNEFWSTWMGFEATIGATLNSHLQGLAFTTQVRDYDSSVQRALFGDNMPEAVYYTLVEEVNAALPTLYRYFELRKRMLGIEGDMHYYDIYPPLVSLDKEFDIETSIDLTREALRPLGAEYLQAYDMGIEGRWMHVYPQPGKRSGAYMFGAAYDVHPYVLLNHNDDYDSASTFAHEYGHAVHSVLSNESQPWEMADYSTFIAETASIMNEMLLQDLMVNKAQTAEEKLFYLGNGLESLRGTFFRQTMFAEFELKVNEEVAAGKALTGERFSEIYLDLLKRYHGHDQGVIKIDDLYAIEWAYIPHFYYDFYVFQYATSIAAAAALADKIGEGDEQTRDAFITMLKAGGSDYPYELMKATGMDMAKAEPYRALVQRMNTIMDEMEAILDQQAKP; encoded by the coding sequence ATGGTGAAATTTACGAAGCTTGTGTTTATCACTAGCTGTTTATTGACCGTAGCTTGCAGCTCTAGTCAAGATAAGGTCAGCACGGATATACAGGCGACCAGTGTTGATCAGCGTTACCTTTGGAATCTTACGGAGCTATATTCAAGTTCTGAAGCGTGGCAACAGGCTTATAGCAAGGCTCAGGCTGATATCGAAGCCTTAAAGCAATACAAAGGAAGCTTGAAAAATGGCAGCAATGCCATGCTCACCGCTAACCAAGCAATGAGCTCAGCTTATAAAGAAGCTGTTCGCCTACTTGTTTACGCAACGCTTAAGGCTGATGAAGACACTCGTATTGCTGCCAATGATGAGCGCCGACAATTAGCTCGCATGCTTATGACCGAGCTAAGTGCGGCTACTAGCTGGTATAGCCCTGAATTACTAGCCTTAGGTGAGAGCAAGGTGAAGGCTTATCTTAGTGAGGAGTCTAAGCTTGAGCCCTTCCGTATGAGTTCATTGAATACCTTGAGGCAAGCGCCGCATATACGTAGCACTGAGGTTGAGCAGGTGCTGGCCCAAACAGGAAAAATGTCTGCCGCCCCACAAGGAATTTATAGCACTCTGGCGAATGCCGACATGCCCTGGCCTGAAGTCGAATTACCCAGTGGTGATTTAAAAGTATTAAGCCAGGCTGGTTACGGCTCTTTGCGTAGCAATCAAAGTCGTGAGCTTAGAGCAGAGGTCTTTAACGAGTTTTGGTCGACCTGGATGGGCTTTGAGGCCACCATCGGGGCAACCTTAAACAGCCATTTGCAGGGGCTGGCTTTTACTACGCAGGTGCGCGATTACGATAGCTCCGTACAGCGCGCATTGTTTGGCGATAATATGCCTGAAGCTGTTTATTACACTCTTGTTGAAGAGGTGAACGCAGCCTTGCCAACCTTGTATCGATATTTTGAGTTGCGCAAACGTATGCTTGGTATCGAAGGTGACATGCACTATTACGACATTTACCCACCGCTGGTTAGTTTAGATAAAGAGTTTGATATTGAGACCTCCATCGATTTGACTCGGGAAGCTCTGCGGCCACTTGGGGCTGAGTACTTGCAAGCCTATGACATGGGTATCGAAGGTCGCTGGATGCATGTTTATCCTCAGCCGGGTAAGCGCAGTGGGGCTTATATGTTTGGCGCTGCTTATGATGTGCACCCCTATGTTCTGCTTAACCACAATGATGACTACGACAGCGCCTCGACCTTTGCTCATGAATACGGCCATGCAGTACACAGCGTCTTAAGCAATGAGAGCCAGCCTTGGGAGATGGCGGATTATTCGACCTTTATTGCCGAAACAGCCTCCATTATGAACGAGATGCTCTTGCAAGACTTAATGGTGAATAAGGCGCAAACAGCCGAAGAGAAGCTGTTTTATTTAGGTAATGGTTTAGAAAGCTTACGTGGCACTTTTTTCCGCCAAACGATGTTTGCTGAGTTTGAGCTTAAAGTGAACGAAGAAGTGGCCGCAGGTAAGGCGTTAACGGGGGAGCGCTTTAGTGAAATCTATTTGGACTTGCTCAAGCGTTATCACGGCCACGACCAAGGCGTGATCAAGATCGATGACCTTTATGCAATCGAGTGGGCTTATATCCCTCACTTCTACTACGACTTCTATGTCTTTCAATATGCGACCTCTATTGCTGCAGCGGCAGCCTTAGCCGATAAAATTGGTGAAGGTGATGAGCAAACCCGCGATGCTTTTATTACTATGTTGAAGGCCGGAGGCAGCGATTACCCCTATGAGTTAATGAAAGCGACGGGTATGGATATGGCCAAGGCTGAGCCTTATCGCGCCTTAGTTCAACGCATGAATACGATCATGGATGAGATGGAAGCTATCCTCGATCAACAAGCTAAGCCTTAG
- the epmB gene encoding EF-P beta-lysylation protein EpmB, whose protein sequence is MQSAIPLKNVITWQEELKNLISDPKELIQRLELDPNLLAAAQQACQLFPLRVSPSFLARVKKGQVNDPLLRQILPLNEELKREIGFSDDPLEEQQFNVLPGLVHKYKNRVLHIATSSCAINCRYCFRRSFAYEENRCGQQQWLDILDYLHKHPEIDEFIFSGGDPLLMTDEHIRTRLSQLAAISHIQRVRWHTRIPIVLSSRITKALAKALSHTRLQAIMVIHCNHAQELDECVKQGLDYLHSANITLLNQAVLLRGVNDCPETQIALSHSLFKNKVLPYYLHILDKVNGAAHFTVHSNDAHVIYQEMRRKLSGYLLPKLVKEEAGQIAKTPL, encoded by the coding sequence TTGCAAAGCGCCATCCCTCTAAAAAACGTCATCACTTGGCAAGAAGAGTTAAAGAACTTAATTAGCGATCCAAAAGAGCTCATTCAGCGCTTAGAACTCGACCCCAATTTATTAGCCGCAGCTCAACAAGCCTGTCAGCTCTTCCCTCTGCGAGTAAGCCCAAGCTTTTTGGCTAGAGTAAAAAAGGGCCAAGTTAATGACCCACTATTACGGCAAATACTGCCTCTTAACGAAGAACTGAAACGTGAAATAGGATTTAGTGACGACCCTTTAGAAGAGCAGCAATTCAATGTACTGCCTGGTTTAGTGCACAAATATAAAAATCGGGTTTTACATATCGCGACCTCAAGCTGTGCAATCAACTGCCGCTATTGTTTTCGACGCAGCTTTGCCTACGAGGAAAATCGTTGTGGACAGCAACAGTGGCTAGACATTCTCGACTACTTGCACAAACACCCAGAGATTGATGAGTTTATTTTTAGCGGTGGTGACCCCCTGCTAATGACCGATGAACATATTCGTACTCGCTTATCACAACTTGCAGCCATTTCGCATATACAGCGAGTGCGCTGGCATACCCGCATTCCCATTGTGCTCAGTTCTCGCATTACAAAAGCACTGGCAAAGGCTTTAAGTCATACACGCCTACAAGCTATTATGGTTATTCACTGCAATCATGCCCAAGAGCTGGATGAATGCGTTAAGCAAGGGCTGGATTACCTGCACAGTGCCAATATCACCCTGCTCAATCAGGCTGTGCTCTTACGCGGCGTGAATGATTGCCCAGAAACACAAATTGCATTAAGTCACAGCTTGTTTAAAAACAAGGTCTTACCGTACTATTTACATATATTAGATAAAGTTAATGGCGCAGCTCATTTCACTGTTCACAGCAATGACGCCCATGTCATCTATCAAGAGATGCGACGCAAACTTTCAGGCTATCTTCTACCCAAACTGGTCAAAGAAGAGGCTGGCCAAATAGCTAAAACCCCTTTATAA